Sequence from the Fusobacterium periodonticum ATCC 33693 genome:
GAAAATGGTGAAAAAATAATAACAAATATGGATAATAGGTTAAAAGTTTTACAGAATAAAATAGCTAAAAACTATAAGGGAGCAAAGCCCAGAATTCTTATGTATACTACATTTGGCTCAACAAGTGGTAAGAATACAACTTTTGATGACATGGTAAAATTAATAAATGGAGTTAATGTTGTATCTGAAGCAGGAATTAACAAATTTCAGGATATTTCAAAAGAAAAAATAATAGAATTAAACCCTGATATTATTATAGTACCCATAGCTAAAAAATATGATAATGTGGCTAAAGTTTCAAAATTATTTTTTGAAGATCCTAGCTTTAAAAATGTAAAAGCTATAAAGAATAAGAAAGTTTATTTTATCCAATATAAAGATATTACAGCCACTTCTCAATATATGATAGATAATATTGAAAACTTAGCAAAAGTTGTATACCAATTCAAGGAGTGATAATGAGATATAGAATTAATTTCAATCTTTTTCTATTTTTTCTTTTAATAGGAATAATAATTTTTTCTCTTTTCTATGGAGCAGTTAGAGTTCCAGTTTCTGATGTTATAAAAATAATATTAAATAAAACAGGACTATTTAATTTGGAAATAACTAAGAAAAGCTATGTTCCAATAGTATTTTTTGTTAGATTCCCAAGAATTATGGTTGCTGTTATAGTTGGAGGGGCTTTAGCATTGTGTGGTTGCACAATGCAAAGCCTTTTAAAAAATCCAATAGTTGATAGTGGAATTATTGGTATATCAAGTGGAGCAAGTTTAGGAGCAGTTATAGCTATTTCATTAGGTTTGACTGCAATGAATATTTTTGCAATGCCAATATTTTCAGGAGCCTTTGCCTTAATAATATCAGCTATTATTTACAAGATTTCCACTCTAAAAGGAAGAACAGATAATTTACTTTTAATTTTATCGGGAATAGCCATAGGTAGCTTTGTAGGAGCAATCACTTCTGTTATTTTGACAAGCCTTGCTGAAACAGAAATGAAAGAATATATTTTCTGGGCAATGGGAAGTTTAAATGGTAGAAGATGGGAACATTTTCTTTTTGGTCTGATACCTATTGCTATTTTATCTCCTATTTTATTTTACTATGGAAAAGAATTAAATATTCTGTTGTTAGGAGAAGAAGAAGCTAAATCTTTAGGAATAAATATCAAAAAAATAAGAGCTAAAATTTTAATTATCATAGCCTTACTGACAGCTATATCAGTTTGTATCAGTGGAAATATAACTTTTGTAGGTTTGATAGTTCCACATATTTTAAGAAAAATAATAGGTTCAGATAATAGAAAGCTATTAAAATCTTCATTTTTAGCAGGAGCATGTTTTTTAACATTCAGTGACTTATTATCAAGAATAGTATTAGCACCTAAGGAAATAAGTGTAGGAATAGTAACTGCACTTGTAGGAGCACCATATTTTATATATTTAATTGTAAAAATTAGAAGAGAGGGGAAAACCCTATGAAAAATATTTTAGAAGTAAAAAACATATCTTACTCTGTGGGGGAGAATAAAATATTAAAAGATATAAGTTTTAAATGTCAATCAGGTGAAATTATAGGGATAATAGGACCTAATGGTTCTGGGAAAACCACTCTTTTAAAGTCTATAAATGGAATAAATCCAATAAGTAGTGGAGATATTTTATTAAATAGTAAAAGTACCAAAGAATACACAGAAAAGGAATTAGCAAGGGATATTTCTTTTATGAATCAAAACACTAATATTGAGTTTGATTTTCCTTGCATTGATATTGTAGTTTTAGGAAGATATCCATATTTAGAAAGATTTCAAGAATATTCTAAAAAAGATATGGAACTTGCAGAAAAATATATGGAACTTACAGATACTTTAAAATTTAGAGATAAATCTATATTGCAACTATCTGGCGGAGAAAGACAAAGAGTGTTATTTGCAAAAATTCTTACACAAGAAAGCCAAGTGATACTTTTAGATGAGCCTACTGCTAGTCTTGACATGAGACATGAAGAAGACTTATTAAAAGAAGTTTCAAAAGAAAGGGCTAAGGATAAAATTATAATATTGGTAATTCATAATTTAAGAACAGCTATTAAGTATTGCTCAAGGTTGATACTTCTATCCAATGGAAACATTGTAAAAGATGGGACTGTTGAAGAAGTTATCACAGAGGAAAACTTAAATAATGTCTTTGGTATAAAAACAAAGGTTTATTACAATGAGATTTCTAAATCCTTGGATTTTTGTATAATATAGAAAGGGAAAATATGTATAAACTATTAAATATGGCCGATTTTTGTTCAAATGAAGAACTTGAAAAGGATATGCAATATTTTTCTGAAAAATATGACTTTGATGGTTTTGAATTAATTAAATTTTTTGATGGAGATAATAATCCTTTAAAAAAATATATAAAAGGTTATCATATGAGATTTTTTCCTTCTTGGATGGAACTATATTTAGAAGATTTTAATTCTTTATATGATGAACTCAAAGATAAAAAATATTTTAAATCTCTTTGTGGAGGACATAGCAAAAAAGAATTAATTGAATACTATAAAAAAGAATTGGAAAGAGCTAAAGAACTAGAAGTTGAATATGTGGTTTTTCATGCTTGTAATGTGAAAGTTACAGAAGCTATGACTTATGATTTTAAATATTCTGATAAGGAAGTTTTAAATGCAGTAATTTCAATAATCAATGAAATTTTTGAAGATGGAGAATATGATTTTAAACTTCTATTTGAAAATCTATGGTGGTCTGGTCTTAAACTTACTAATAAAGAAGAAATTGAATATCTTTTAAATGGAGTAAAATATAAAAATATTGGTTTTATCTTGGATACAGGACATATGATCAACAACAATAGAGATATTAAAAATTTAAAAGAAGGAATAGAGTATATCAAAAAGAACTTAGAAAACATAGGAGAGTACAAAAATTTAATATATGGAATGCATCTTAATTATTCATTATCAGGGGAATATGTAAATAGAGCTATAAAGAAAAATAAAGAAAAAAATTTAAGTATAGAAGATATAATGAGTAATGTTTATCAACATGTAGGCTCTATTAATTATCATGACCCTTTTGAAGATAAAGAAATTATAAATGTCATAAATTTACTACCAATAAAATATCTTGTTTTTGAATTAATAGGAGATACAAGGGAAGAATTGGAAAATAAAATTCAAAGACAGTGGAAAATATTTAATTAAAAAAATCTGTTGATAATAATAGAAAAATATAGTAAAATAAGTCACAGGTAATTTAAATATCAAAGGAGGAAATTTATGAATAGAGATGCAAAATTTATAAATTTTTCAGAAGAACATGAATTAGATTACATTTTAAAGAAATATGGTAAGGAAACAAGTAAAGAAAACAGAGATCTTTTAAAAGAATTTGGAAAACAAGCTAAAGAATTATTAGGAAAAACTATGTTAGGACATCAAGATTTATACAAATATATAGAAGATAATTCTCTAGCTGAAAAACTTAAATAACTAAATAAATATTAAATATCTAAGTAGTATTAATAAAATTTTATTGATACTACTTTTTTATTGTTAACTAAATTTTATTATCTTTTGAATATAAAAGATATATTTACAAAATTCATACACTAGATTATAATATAACTAATCTAATATACAAAAAGCTTATACAAGGCTATTATTACTACAAAAACCTAAAAATTATTTAACTTTTATTACAAATGAGGAGGAGATTTTATGAAAAAATTTTTAAACATGTTTTTATTTGGTTTTATGTTGATAGCGGGGTTAATCTTTGTTAGTTGTGGAAAAAAAGAATTAACAGGTTTACATAAAGAATTTGATATTATTTTTAATGGAATTAAAGAAGAAGTTACAACTGAATTTAAAAATAATTTGGACACTTTGGAAAAAGAAGTACAAAATTCATCAAGAAATGAATTAGAAACACAAATTCAACTTAAAGGTATAGAAATTTTACTTGAAGGTTTTAATAAATCTTCATATGAAGTAGAAAATATCAATGATATGGGAGATACAGCGGAACTTAAAATAAAAGTAAAAGGTCTTGATTTTTTTGAAGCTTTACAACAAATAATAACAAATACAACTGAAGATAAAGCAAACCTTGTAGATGAAATAGAAGGATTACTTAAGAAAGTACAAAAAGGAAAAGCTCCTATTATTGAGCAAGAAATGACTATTGAAATGACAAAAGAAAATGACAAATGGACTATCCCAGAAGATAAAAAATATGTTTTAATGAAAAGAATGATGGGGATTCCAAAAGGCTCTATTTTTGATAACTAGATAAAATTTTTTCAAAACTTTCTATAGAAGTATATCTGTCCATATAGAAAAGGAAATAATTAAAAAAATAAGTTAATATGTATTCATAACAAGGCAGCCAAGTTAAAAAGAAAATTAAAATTTATGGAGGTAAAAGTTATGAATCAAAATGAAAAAAAAGAAGTAATGGAAAAATTTGCTAAAAAGTTGGAAAATGCTATAAAAAGAGAAGTTGCTGTGACAAAGGAAATAGAAAATGACAAGGCTCTAATAAAATACTTAGAAGCTCAAAAAACAGCAGGAGCAGCTTTAGATACTACAGCCTATGAAAGCTATGATGCTTGGATAGATACTATAAAGAAACAAATAAAAAAATCTGAAAGCACTCTTACAAATATAGAGTTTAAAAAGGTTGAGCTAGAGGCAGTAAAACAATATATAGCATAAAAGTAAAAAATATCAGCTGATAATTAATAGAATACTATTGCAGATCATTATGATTTGCAATAGTTTTTTATATTATTATGAAAAAAATAAAAAACTAGAGATTTCTCTCTAGTGATATTTTGTATATGGCTGGGGTGGCTGGATTCGAACCAACGCATAACGGAGTCAAAGTCCGTTGCCTTACCGCTTGGCGACACCCCAATAGAATTAAAAAAAGCCTAAAGGCTAGTATAAATATGGTGCGGAGAGAGAGACTTGAACTCTCACGTCTGGGACACTAGATCCTAAGTCTAGCGCGTCTGCCAATTCCGCCATCCCCGCATAAAGATGGTGCGTCATACAAGATTTGAACTTGTGACAACACGATTAAAAGTCGTGTGCTCTACCAACTGAGCTAATGACGCAAAATGGGGTGACCGACGGGGATCGAACCCGCGACAACCAGTGCCACAAACTGGCGCTCTACCAACTGAACTACGGTCACCACAATATTTTTTTGGAGCGGGAAACGAGGTTCGAACTCGCGACATTCAGCTTGGAAGGCTGACGCTCTACCAACTGAGCTATTCCCGCACTTCAATGGTCGGAATAGCAAGATTTGAACTTGCGGCCCCCTGCTCCCAAGGCAGGTGCGCTACCGGGCTGCGCTATATTCCGACTTATGTTTTGATACTTCGTTATTATAGCCCCTTTTTATGATAATGTCAAGAATTTTTTTTGCTTTTTATAAAAAATTTTTATAAAAAATAAGAATCAACTTCTCCTTCATAGAGAAGTCAATTCTTATTAAAGGATTTATTTAATTATTTAGAGAAAGTATTCCTTTTTCTATTTCTTCAATTTCTGCTTTTATATCATCATTTAAAGTTCCTTGTTCAAGAATTGAATCTCTAGCTAAATCCAGATATTTTTGAGCATTATCTTTATCTCCAAGTCCAAGATAACTATGAGCCAGCTCTAAATCTTCTCCATCTACAACATCTTCTTCATCTATTGATATCTGTCTTGATTCTAAAAGAATTTCTATAGCTTCTTCATATCTTCCTAGTTTTCTTAGACAGCTACCCATAGAATATAGATACCATCCATCTTCATCTTTAGCATATGCTTTTTTGAAATAATCTAATGCTTCTTCATTTCTTTCAAAAGTTACTAATACACTTCCCATCATTTCAAAAATCCAGGCATCTTCTCTTCCTAATTCCATAGCTTTTTCAAAATGTTCTAGTGCTTCTTTTCTTGTTTCAAAATTACAACCTAACTGATAACCAATTTGTGAATATAGCCATGCATCTTCTCTTCCTAGTTCTTTTGCTATATTTAGATATTTAAGGGCTTCTTCTGGCTGTGGCTCTTCTAATCTTCCATAATTCCAAGCTATTTCAGAATTTATAAAAATTCTTTGATTAATATCAGCTTCATCAACTAGAGTCAAAGACTTTTCTAATCTTTCAAGGGCTTCATTAACTTTTCCACTTCTTCCTAAGTTTAAAGCTATTTCAGTATTAATCCATTCATCTTCTCTTCCTAATTCTTCAGCTCTCAATAAGAATGGAAGTGCTTCCTCATATTTTTCTAAACTATTATAAATAGCTCCAACTTCTGATATTGCAAGTACATCATCCTTATCTAAATTATGAGCTACTAATGCGTATTCAAGAGCTTTTTCATAATCTTCTAAATTTTCATAACATATTGCTATTTCAACATTTATCCAAGCATCATTTCTACCTTCTTCTTTAGATAACATAAGATACTCAAGAGCCTTTTCACAATTTCCTAAGTGACGATAACACCAACCAAGTTGACTATGAACAAAAGCTAAATCTTTCTCTTCTTCCTTCTCATCTAAACTTAAAGCATATTCAAACTTTTCTATAGCTTCTTCATATTTATCAAGACCTGCTAAACAAGCTCCATATTCAACATTTATCCAAGCATCATTCCTACCAAGTCTTATTGTTTTCTTTACATATTTTATAGATTCATCATATAGCCCTAAAGCTCCATAATGCCAAGCTATTTCTGATGTTATATAAGGATCTTTCTTATCAAATTTTTCAGCTTGTAAATAATATTTCAATGCATTTTCATATTCATCTTTTGCCTTATAACAATGACCTATTTCAGTGTTTATTACAGCATCATTTCTACCCCATTTTTTAGCCTGATTGAAATCTTCTATAGCTTCATCATACATATTTAATTTTCTTTTACACCAACCAAGTCTTGCATAAATATATGCTATATCTTTATCATCATTTTCATCTTCTATTTCTAAAGCATGATTTAATTTTTCAATTGCCTCTTCATATCTTCCAAGTTTTGATAGACAGAATCCAAACTCAGTATTTGTCCAAGCATCATCTTGACCAAGTTCTTCAAGTCTTTCTAAATATTTTAATGCTTCTTCATATCTATCTGTGATATCATAAAGCCAAGCTATGTCTGACAGTATAAAAATATCGTCTTCAGATAATTCAAGAGCTTTTAAATAATATTCTAAAGCTTCTTCTTTTTTATCCATATTTTTATAACATATACCTATTCTTGTAAAAAGCCAAGCATCTTTTCTACCTAAGTCTTTAGCCTTAAAACAATTTTCAAGTGCTTCTTCAAATTTTCCTTGTTCTGATAAACAGTATCCTAACTCTGAATATGCCCATTCATTACTCTTATTTTCATTTAGTATATCTCTAAGAAGTTCTTCAGCTTCTGCATGATGTCTATATCTATTATATAGCCAAGCTAAAAATGAAGTGGCATTTACTTTGTCTTCATCATTTCTCACATATTTTCCAGCTTCAAGTGCATATTCTATAGCTTTATCATGATTGTTATTTTTGTCTTCAACTCCTGCTAAAGCTATATATGTCTCTATTAAGAATTTACAAACATCTTCATTATTTGAATCTAATTCATATATTTTTAAAAAATGCTTCTCTGCATTAATAAAATCTTCTAAGAAAAAGTAAGAATAAGCCATTCCTGAATTCCAAAGTGCAGTATCTTTAGCTTCAAATTCTATCGTTTTTAATATTTCTAAACCTTTTGTATAATTTCCTGCATTATTATAGGCTCTGCCTAATTCTCCTATCAATTCTGTATTTAATTGTTCAGTTGGTAATGATTCTATTAAATCTATTATCTCTTGATATTTTTCTAAGTCATCTAATCTTTCAATTTTTTCTAATAACTCTTCTTTCAAATCCTCACCTCTTAGGTAATATTATAGTTCATCTACTAAATCTTCTAGTTGATCTAATTCATTTTCATAGTCATCTATAAATTCGTCAGGAACATTGTCTGCTCCCTCTCTTGCAAGTTCTAAATATTTTTCAGCATTTTTCTTATCTTTTAATGCTATATAGCAACGAACAAGTTCTAAATCTTCTCCATCTGTTACATCTCCTTCTTGTTCAGAGATTTTTCTTGATTGTAAAAGAACTTCTACTGCTTCTTTATATTTTTTAAGACCTACTAATGCTCTACCTCTGTTGTATAGTTGTTGTCCATCTCCACTAAGAGCAAAAACTTTTTGATAAACTTTTTCAGCTGCATCATAGTTTGCTGGCTCTAGCATATAGATATTTCCTAAAGCTGTAAGAAGAACAGTATTCTTATCCTCTATTTTAGCTTGTTCTTCAAAATACTTTAATGCTTCTTCTTCCCCTTTAGAAGCCTTTATAGTGTAGTAAAGGTGAAGATATATCCATTCATCATTTCTTCCTAAATCTTTTGCTAAATAGAAATATTTAAGTGCTTCTTCATTTTTTCCTTGTACACTATATAAATATCCTAATTCAGAAACAATAAAAATCTTTTCATTAACTTTTTCATCAGCATTTTCTGATCCTTCTGACTCAATTAATTTTAATGATTTTTCTAATCTTTTTATAGCTTCTTCATATCTTTCAAGTCTTCCTAGACATTGACCTATTTCAGTGTTAAGCCATTCATCATCTCTACCTAACTTTTCAGCTTCTAATAAATATTTTAAACCTTTTTCATGTTCTTCAAACTCATTACATGTCCAACCAGCTTCTGAATAAAGCCATATATCTGCATTAAGAGTATCTTCTTTGGCT
This genomic interval carries:
- a CDS encoding TIM barrel protein, translating into MYKLLNMADFCSNEELEKDMQYFSEKYDFDGFELIKFFDGDNNPLKKYIKGYHMRFFPSWMELYLEDFNSLYDELKDKKYFKSLCGGHSKKELIEYYKKELERAKELEVEYVVFHACNVKVTEAMTYDFKYSDKEVLNAVISIINEIFEDGEYDFKLLFENLWWSGLKLTNKEEIEYLLNGVKYKNIGFILDTGHMINNNRDIKNLKEGIEYIKKNLENIGEYKNLIYGMHLNYSLSGEYVNRAIKKNKEKNLSIEDIMSNVYQHVGSINYHDPFEDKEIINVINLLPIKYLVFELIGDTREELENKIQRQWKIFN
- a CDS encoding tetratricopeptide repeat protein; translation: MKEELLEKIERLDDLEKYQEIIDLIESLPTEQLNTELIGELGRAYNNAGNYTKGLEILKTIEFEAKDTALWNSGMAYSYFFLEDFINAEKHFLKIYELDSNNEDVCKFLIETYIALAGVEDKNNNHDKAIEYALEAGKYVRNDEDKVNATSFLAWLYNRYRHHAEAEELLRDILNENKSNEWAYSELGYCLSEQGKFEEALENCFKAKDLGRKDAWLFTRIGICYKNMDKKEEALEYYLKALELSEDDIFILSDIAWLYDITDRYEEALKYLERLEELGQDDAWTNTEFGFCLSKLGRYEEAIEKLNHALEIEDENDDKDIAYIYARLGWCKRKLNMYDEAIEDFNQAKKWGRNDAVINTEIGHCYKAKDEYENALKYYLQAEKFDKKDPYITSEIAWHYGALGLYDESIKYVKKTIRLGRNDAWINVEYGACLAGLDKYEEAIEKFEYALSLDEKEEEKDLAFVHSQLGWCYRHLGNCEKALEYLMLSKEEGRNDAWINVEIAICYENLEDYEKALEYALVAHNLDKDDVLAISEVGAIYNSLEKYEEALPFLLRAEELGREDEWINTEIALNLGRSGKVNEALERLEKSLTLVDEADINQRIFINSEIAWNYGRLEEPQPEEALKYLNIAKELGREDAWLYSQIGYQLGCNFETRKEALEHFEKAMELGREDAWIFEMMGSVLVTFERNEEALDYFKKAYAKDEDGWYLYSMGSCLRKLGRYEEAIEILLESRQISIDEEDVVDGEDLELAHSYLGLGDKDNAQKYLDLARDSILEQGTLNDDIKAEIEEIEKGILSLNN
- a CDS encoding ABC transporter ATP-binding protein translates to MKNILEVKNISYSVGENKILKDISFKCQSGEIIGIIGPNGSGKTTLLKSINGINPISSGDILLNSKSTKEYTEKELARDISFMNQNTNIEFDFPCIDIVVLGRYPYLERFQEYSKKDMELAEKYMELTDTLKFRDKSILQLSGGERQRVLFAKILTQESQVILLDEPTASLDMRHEEDLLKEVSKERAKDKIIILVIHNLRTAIKYCSRLILLSNGNIVKDGTVEEVITEENLNNVFGIKTKVYYNEISKSLDFCII
- a CDS encoding ABC transporter substrate-binding protein, giving the protein MKKLFLFLILLFSFTAIVSAKGVQAKKYNHIVSLTLSGDEMLFGLVSENRIAGLSGKINEDKEISNIVDKAKKFPKVEANEEVLISLEPDLIIVADWLSKKTSHLSELTSAKVYILKTANSYEEQKKSIKDLANLVEEKENGEKIITNMDNRLKVLQNKIAKNYKGAKPRILMYTTFGSTSGKNTTFDDMVKLINGVNVVSEAGINKFQDISKEKIIELNPDIIIVPIAKKYDNVAKVSKLFFEDPSFKNVKAIKNKKVYFIQYKDITATSQYMIDNIENLAKVVYQFKE
- a CDS encoding tetratricopeptide repeat protein, yielding MDQKFWEKIDNFGQNGEYDKIIREIKKLPADKMDMDLINVLGRAYMYLGDLGNALDTYLSFIGKAKEDTLNADIWLYSEAGWTCNEFEEHEKGLKYLLEAEKLGRDDEWLNTEIGQCLGRLERYEEAIKRLEKSLKLIESEGSENADEKVNEKIFIVSELGYLYSVQGKNEEALKYFYLAKDLGRNDEWIYLHLYYTIKASKGEEEALKYFEEQAKIEDKNTVLLTALGNIYMLEPANYDAAEKVYQKVFALSGDGQQLYNRGRALVGLKKYKEAVEVLLQSRKISEQEGDVTDGEDLELVRCYIALKDKKNAEKYLELAREGADNVPDEFIDDYENELDQLEDLVDEL
- a CDS encoding FecCD family ABC transporter permease yields the protein MRYRINFNLFLFFLLIGIIIFSLFYGAVRVPVSDVIKIILNKTGLFNLEITKKSYVPIVFFVRFPRIMVAVIVGGALALCGCTMQSLLKNPIVDSGIIGISSGASLGAVIAISLGLTAMNIFAMPIFSGAFALIISAIIYKISTLKGRTDNLLLILSGIAIGSFVGAITSVILTSLAETEMKEYIFWAMGSLNGRRWEHFLFGLIPIAILSPILFYYGKELNILLLGEEEAKSLGINIKKIRAKILIIIALLTAISVCISGNITFVGLIVPHILRKIIGSDNRKLLKSSFLAGACFLTFSDLLSRIVLAPKEISVGIVTALVGAPYFIYLIVKIRREGKTL